A part of Setaria viridis chromosome 8, Setaria_viridis_v4.0, whole genome shotgun sequence genomic DNA contains:
- the LOC117866713 gene encoding uncharacterized protein, whose translation MRPSSPLLLLLLLHFALLSADAVAGGDNGGGGDLRGDAAALLALKAALSCRPGALPSWEAGNAGAVCAWTGVRCAGGRVVAVDLANMNLNASSGAPVSVRVAGLDALESLSLAGNGIVGLVAASSLPALRHVNVSGNQFGGGLDGWDFASLPALEVFDAYDNNFSAPLPLGVAALPRLRYLDLGGNYFTGEIPAAYGGMLAVEYLSLNGNNLNGRIPPELGNLTTLRELYLGYYNAFDGGVPPELGRLRNLTVLDISNCGLTGRIPGELGALSSLETLFLHTNQLSGPIPPELGNLTSLTALDLSNNALTGEVPRSLASLTSIRLLNLFLNRLHGPVPEFVAALPRLETVQLFMNNLTGRVPAGLGSTAALRLVDLSSNRLTGVIPETLCKSGELHTAILMNNFLFGPIPGALGSCASLTRVRLGQNYLNGSIPAGLLYLPRLNLLELQNNLLSGEVPSNPSPGGSSQLAQLNLCNNLLSGPLPATLANLTALQTLLASNNRLSGAVPPEVGELRRLVKLDLSSNELSGPVPAAVGRCGELTYLDLSRNNLSGPIPEAIAGVRVLNYLNLSRNALEGAIPAAVGAMSSLTAADFSYNDLSGRLPDTGQLGYLNATAFAGNPGLCGLVLGRPCGGVEAPASAGGGARRGGAGELKLVLALGLLACSVVFAAAAVLRARSFRTGGGDGGAWRFTAFHKVDFGVAEVIECMKEGNVVGRGGAGVVYAGRTRSGGAIAVKRLQRNGGAGAGNGENDDRGFRAEVRTLGSIRHRNIVRLLAFCESRDANVLVYEYMGGGSLGEVLHHGKRGAFLAWGRRYRIALEAARGLCYLHHDCTPMIVHRDVKSNNILLGGGDGDGGDEARVADFGLAKFLRGGGAAGAGNATSECMSAVAGSYGYIAPEYAYTLRVDEKSDVYSYGVVLLELITGRRPVGDFGEGVDIVQWARRATGGRREAVPGITDRRLGGDDAPADEVAHLFFVSMLCVQENSVERPTMREVVQMLAEFPRHAASSSSSSSAQTSPSASSTSAVPPPPGREESSPDGKDPTPPAAPSCYKLFVPDLLA comes from the exons ATGAGACCTTCGTCGCCTCTGCTCCTTCTCCTACTCCTGCATTTCGCGCTCCTCTCCGCAGATGCTGTCGCCGGTGGcgacaatggcggcggcggcgacctgcgcggcgacgcggcggcgctgctcgcccTCAAGGCCGCGCTCAGCTGCCGCCCGGGTGCGCTGCCATCGTGGGAGGCGGGCAATGCCGGCGCCGTGTGCGCGTGGACAGGCGTGCGCTGCGCCGGCGGGCGCGTCGTCGCGGTCGACCTCGCCAACATGAACTTGAACGCGTCGAGCGGCGCGCCGGTCTCGGTGCGGGTGGCGGGGCTCGACGCGCTCGAGAGCCTCTCGCTCGCCGGGAACGGCATCGTGGGCTTGGTGGCGGCGTCGTCGCTCCCGGCGCTCCGGCACGTGAACGTCTCCGGCAACCAGTtcggcggcgggctcgacggcTGGGACTTCGCGTCGCTCCCCGCGCTCGAGGTGTTCGACGCCTACGACAACAACTTCTCGGCCCCGCTCCCGCTCGGCGTCGCGGCGCTGCCGCGGCTCCGGTACCTGGACCTCGGCGGGAACTACTTCACCGGCGAGATACCGGCGGCGTACGGCGGGATGCTGGCGGTGGAGTACCTGTCGCTGAACGGCAACAACCTGAACGGCCgcatcccgccggagctcggcaACCTCACGACGCTTCGGGAGCTCTACCTCGGCTACTACAACGCGTTCGACGGCGGcgtcccgccggagctcggccgGCTGCGCAACCTCACCGTGCTGGACATCTCCAACTGCGGCCTCACGGGGCGTATCCCCGGGGAGCTCGGCGCGCTCTCCTCCCTCGAGACGCTCTTCCTCCACACCAACCAGCTGTCGGGCcccatcccgccggagctcggcaACCTCACCTCCCTCACCGCGCTGGACCTCTCCAACAACGCGCTCACCGGCGAGGTCCCCCGCTCGCTGGCGTCGCTGACCTCGATCCGGCTGCTCAACCTCTTCCTCAACCGGCTCCACGGCCCCGTGCCGGAGTTCGTCGCCGCGCTGCCGCGGCTGGAGACGGTGCAGCTGTTCATGAACAACCTCACTGGCCGCGTCCCGGCGGGGCTCGGCTCCAccgccgcgctccgcctcgtcgaccTGTCGTCCAACCGGCTCACCGGCGTGATCCCGGAGACGCTCTGCAAATCCGGCGAGCTCCACACGGCCATCCTCATGAACAATTTCCTGTTCGGGCCCATCCCCGGCGCGCTCGGCTCGTGCGCGAGCCTGACCCGTGTCCGGCTCGGCCAGAACTACCTCAACGGCAGcatccccgccggcctcctctaCCTGCCGCGACTCAACTTGCTTGAGCTCCAGAACAACCTCCTCTCCGGCGAGGTCCCCTCGAACCCGAGCCCGGGCGGCTCGTCGCAGCTGGCGCAGCTGAACCTGTGCAACAACTTGCTGTCCGGACCGCTGCCGGCGACGCTGGCGAACCTCACCGCGCTGCAGACGCTGCTGGCGAGCAACAACCGTCTCTCCGGCGCCGTGCCGCCGGAGGTCGGGGAGCTCCGGAGGCTCGTGAAGCTCGACCTCAGCAGCAACGAGCTGTCGGGACCGGTCCCGGCGGCCGTCGGGCGGTGCGGCGAGCTCACGTACCTGGACCTCAGCCGGAACAACCTGTCCGGGCCGATCCCGGAGGCGATCGCCGGCGTCCGGGTGCTGAACTACCTGAACCTGTCCCGGAACGCGCTCGAGGGCGCGATcccggcggcggtcggcgcgaTGAGCAGCCTCACGGCGGCGGACTTCTCGTACAACGACTTGTCCGGGCGGCTCCCCGACACGGGGCAGCTGGGGTACCTGAACGCGACGGCGTTCGCGGGCAACCCGGGGCTGTGCGGGCTGGTGCTTGGGCGGCCGTGTGGCGGCGTTGAGGCGCCTGCCTCGGCGGGGGGAGGagcccggcgcggcggcgcgggggagctGAAGCTGGTGCTTGCGCTGGGCCTGCTGGCGTGCTCGGTGGtgttcgccgcggcggccgtgctgCGCGCGCGTTCCTtccgcaccggcggcggcgacggcggcgcgtggAGGTTCACGGCGTTCCACAAGGTGGACTTCGGGGTGGCGGAGGTGATCGAGTGCATGAAGGAGGGCAACGTGGTGggccgcggcggggccggggtCGTGTACGCGGGGCGCACCCGGTCCGGCGGCGCGATCGCCGTGAAGCGCctgcagcggaacggcggcgccggcgctgggaaCGGCGAGAACGACGACCGGGGGTTCCGAGCGGAGGTGCGGACGCTGGGCAGCATCCGGCACCGAAACATCGTGCGGCTGCTGGCCTTCTGCGAGAGCCGGGACGCGAACGTGCTGGTGTACGAGTACATGGGCGGCGGCAGCCTGGGCGAGGTGCTCCACCACGGGAAGCGCGGCGCGTTCCTGGCGTGGGGGCGGCGGTACCGGATCGCgctggaggcggcgcgcgggctcTGCTACCTCCACCACGACTGCACCCCCATGATCGTGCACCGCGACGTCAAGTCCAACAAcatcctcctcggcggcggggatggggacggcggcgacgaggcacGCGTCGCCGACTTCGGCCTCGCCAAGTTCTTGCGTggaggaggcgccgccggcgccggcaacgcCACCTCCGAGTGcatgtccgccgtcgccggctccTACGGCTACAtcgcgccag AGTATGCGTACACTCTGAGAGTAGACGAgaagagcgacgtgtacagctacGGCGTGGTCCTGCTGGAGCTCATCACGGGCCGCCGCCCCGTGGGGGACTTCGGCGAGGGTGTCGACATCGTGCAGTGGGCCAGGCGGGCCACGGGCGGCCGCCGGGAGGCCGTGCCGGGGATCACCGACCGCCGCCTCGGCGGTGACGACGCGCCCGCCGACGAGGTCGCGCACCTCTTCTTCGTCTCCATGCTCTGCGTGCAGGAGAACAGCGTCGAGCGCCCCACCATGCGGGAGGTCGTCCAGATGCTCGCCGAGTTCCCACGCCACGccgcgtcgtcctcgtcgtcgtcgtcggcgcagacgtcgccgtcggcgtcctCGACGTCGGCGGTGCCGCCACCCCCGGGCAGGGAGGAGAGCAGCCCCGACGGGAAGgacccgacgccgccggcggcgcccagctGCTACAAGCTGTTCGTCCCGGACCTTCTGGCCTGA